Proteins found in one Triticum urartu cultivar G1812 chromosome 4, Tu2.1, whole genome shotgun sequence genomic segment:
- the LOC125554993 gene encoding vesicle-associated protein 1-4-like → MDVASRFAGSSTGVGFSKTKLAPSVTPAGCSKNDGRFQHLMGSIISSSVRNHVDPRELAVVLEPAEELIQVDPSELRFPFLPNEMMSALCSIKVVNVTDNYVVFITMSRAANVAGHPTSPNRGILPPRSTQELFVRRIAKKSVAQSIECDDKYIICSTTVSESFSNSQYGSDLDKFYYEQAGQIWHRRELAVVLYPAYQQGSPDGMPHTEVSSPYSSMGNELIQVDPNELRFPFLPNEMLSASSSIKVVNVTDNYVVFITTSPGANVAEHPTSPYRGILLPRSTKELFVRRTAKKSVAQSIECDDKYIICSTTVSESFSNSQYGSNLDKFYSEQVGQIWHIRELGVVLYPAYQQGSPDELVELIQVDPNELRFPFLPNEMLSASSSIKVVNVTDNYVVFITKSTSANVAEYPTSPNRGILPPRSTQELFVRRTSKKSIAQSMECDDKFILYSTTVSESFSNSKYGCDLDKFYHEEAGQIWHRRDLGVVLYPAYQQESPDSVPHTEVSSPTLLWTTF, encoded by the exons ATGGATGTAGCATCCCGGTTCGCTGGTTCCAGCACAGGTGTCGGTTTCAGCAAAACAAAATTGGCGCCTTCGGTTACTCCTGCTGGTTGTAGCAAGAATGACGGCCGGTTCCAGCATCTGATGGGGTCGATT ATAAGCTCCTCTGTCCGTAACCACGTTGACCCCAGAGAGTTGGCTGTTGTTCTTGAACCAGCAGAGGAGCTGATCCAGGTCGACCCTAGTGAGCTCCGCTTCCCCTTTCTGCCAAATGAGATGATGTCAGCTTTGTGCTCAATTAAGGTTGTCAACGTCACGGATAACTACGTCGTTTTTATTACAATGTCTCGGGCTGCAAATGTAGCAGGGCACCCAACCTCTCCGAATAGAGGAATCCTGCCACCAAGGTCCACACAAGAATTGTTTGTGAGAAGGATAGCGAAGAAGTCCGTTGCACAAAGCATCGAGTGCGATGACAAGTACATTATTTGCAGCACAACTGTGAGTGAGAGCTTCAGTAACTCTCAATATGGCAGCGATTTAGATAAATTCTATTATGAACAGGCGGGTCAAATATGGCATAGGAGAGAGTTGGCTGTTGTTCTTTACCCAGCATATCAACAAGGGTCCCCCGATGGTATGCCACATACTGAGGTGAGTTCCCCATACTCCTCTATGGGCAAC GAGCTGATCCAGGTCGACCCCAATGAGCTCCGCTTCCCCTTTCTGCCAAATGAGATGCTGTCAGCTTCCTCCTCAATTAAGGTTGTCAACGTCACGGATAACTACGTTGTTTTTATTACAACGTCCCCAGGTGCAAATGTAGCAGAGCACCCAACCTCTCCGTATAGAGGAATCCTGCTACCAAGGTCCACAAAGGAATTGTTTGTAAGAAGGACAGCGAAGAAGTCCGTTGCACAAAGCATCGAGTGTGATGACAAGTACATTATTTGCAGCACAACTGTGAGCGAGAGCTTTAGTAACTCTCAATATGGCAGCAATTTAGATAAATTCTACAGTGAACAGGTTGGTCAAATTTGGCATATCAGAGAGTTGGGCGTCGTTCTTTACCCAGCATATCAACAAGGGTCCCCCGACG AACTAGTA GAGCTGATCCAGGTCGACCCCAATGAGCTACGCTTCCCCTTTCTGCCAAATGAGATGTTGTCAGCTTCCTCCTCAATTAAGGTTGTCAACGTCACGGATAACTACGTCGTTTTTATTACAAAGTCTACGTCTGCAAATGTAGCAGAGTACCCAACCTCTCCGAATAGAGGAATCCTGCCACCAAGGTCCACACAGGAATTGTTCGTAAGAAGGACATCGAAGAAGTCCATTGCACAAAGCATGGAGTGCGATGACAAGTTCATTCTGTACAGCACAACTGTGAGCGAGAGCTTCAGTAACTCCAAATATGGCTGCGATTTAGATAAATTCTATCATGAAGAGGCAGGACAAATATGGCATAGAAGAGACTTGGGCGTTGTTCTTTACCCAGCATATCAACAAGAATCCCCTGACAGTGTGCCACATACTGAGGTGAGTTCCCCTACTCTTCTATGGACAACGTTCTAA